A genomic segment from Nicotiana tabacum cultivar K326 chromosome 7, ASM71507v2, whole genome shotgun sequence encodes:
- the LOC142162076 gene encoding uncharacterized protein LOC142162076 translates to MSPFKALYGYDPPQPTFELVAQSKVNSVDELLRERQIMSRVLQENLRKAQERMKLYADAKRTKRYFQEGDWVFLKLRPYRQVSMAVRRNLKLASKYYGPYQIVKKIEHVAYELKLPVGSKIHPIFHVLQLKKKVGNQVLPSMEPQICYNDGQILVEPVAILDRRMVKKKNKAAVKVLVQWANLSPEEATWEDYNFLCSQFPEFQP, encoded by the coding sequence ATGTCCCCCTTCAAGGCGTTATATGGCTATGATCCTCCCCAGCCTACATTTGAGCTTGTGGCTCAATCCAAGGTGAACTCAGTTGATGAATTGCTGCGAGAAAGGCAGATAATGAGTCGAGTTTTACAAGAAAATTTAAGGAAGGCTCAAGAGAGAATGAAGTTGTATGCCGATGCAAAGAGAACAAAAAGATATTTTCAAGAAGGCGATTGGGTGTTTCTTAAACTCAGGCCATATCGACAAGTTTCTATGGCTGTTCGTAGAAATTTGAAATTGGCTTCAAAATACTACGGGCCTTACCAAATTGTCAAGAAAATCGAGCATGTTGCGTATGAGCTGAAGCTACCTGTCGGGTCCAAGATTCATCCAATTTTTCATGTCTTACAGTTGAAGAAAAAAGTTGGAAATCAAGTGCTGCCATCCATGGAACCCCAAATTTGTTACAATGATGGACAGATTTTGGTGGAACCTGTGGCAATTTTGGATCGGAggatggtgaaaaagaagaataaggCAGCTGTGAAGGTGTTGGTGCAATGGGCAAATCTATCTCCAGAAGAAGCAACTTGGGAGGACTACAATTTTCTCTGTTCTCAGTTTCCAGAGTTTCAACCTTGA